The Gimesia chilikensis genome contains the following window.
CGCCCTGCGGACCATTCCGTGTGGCACCACCCGTTCCTATTCCGAACAGGCCGAGATCATCGGGCAGCCGACCGCAGCCAGAGCCGTCGCCCGCGCCAACGGCGATAACCGCATCGCGATTCTGATCCCCTGCCACCGCGTCATCGGAGCCGACGGCACCCTCACCGGTTACGGCGGCGGCCTCTGGCGCAAAAAACGACTGCTGGAAATCGAACAGGGAACAGATGCCCCAACCAGATGAGCGGCAAGGCGTCAGCCGCCGGTAAAATGTAAAACGCGGTTTCCAGAACCAGTAGCGGGTGGCCGCGAATGCAATTCTTGGTTGTCGCAGACAACAGGAGGTTGCGTAGTGAGCGAAGACCGGTGCTGTATTGCGCCTGAATCTGTTTCCGTTCAGCATGGAAAAATCAGTTTTGTGTTCGACGCGGAAACTGCGACCTCCTGCTCCCTGCGCTCGGCCCCAAGTACATTCGAGCCCACCCATTCTTCTTCGTGGTTTGTTGCTCTCTAAAATCTGAGCAGTACGAGGAGCGCAAGAACACTCAGGTCATTTCCCCGGCTTCCCCTCTCCCCAGCGTTCTTTATTAAACTGTTCCGACTGCCCACGGGGGATCGTCAGCGTGTTCCAGTCATCGCCGGCCTGAATCCGGGCGACCTGCACGATCTGTCCCACGTGATAACAGGTATGCCCCAGGGAACGCTGGATCGCCAGCGGCACGGTGTGGGCATCGCCGCGAATATAGACGGTCGTCTTCAGGTCCTCGGGCCCCAGACTGTTGAGGGATTCAAACAGCACACCCCAACCCCGCTCCCAGTAGACCAGCAGTTCGTCCCGGTTTGAGAATGAATCCACAAATTCGTCGTCCCGGTTCCGGTCCGGCTTCTCGCCGTCAGTCGTCAGAAAATCGGTCCACCGCGAAATCAGATTCCCGGCGACATGTTTCATGATCACCGCAATCGAGTTCGTATGCGCGTCGAGAGCCGTGCGGAGCCCCTCGTCAGAAACCTGTGCCACCGCCCGTTCCGCCATCTGCTTCTGGGCTTCGAAAACATTGAGCGTCGCCGATAGGAATTGTGTGAAAGGGTCCATCTAAAATCCTGTATCCTGATTCGTCTGTAAATATTTTGGGTAATTACATATCATAATCTCTCTGAGAACAGTGTTCAATTTTCGGGATGGAGACTTCCCACCCGCAGAACTTGAATGGAAAGGAAACCGGATTATGCGACCCTTTCAGAACAGCATAAATCTGATGAGTTTCGTAGTGGGGACTGCGGTGATGTTCCTGGTTTACCTGCTCCTCGTCTGTCTGCATTCGGAACTGGATCTCTTCCAGGTGGCCGCTCTGTTGGCTGTCACGCTTGCTGTAATCTGCCCCGGGCTCGGGCTGGAACTCATTCGCAGGAAATTCTCACCTGATATGCAAGCCAGTCTTACCTGGAGAGAGACGCTGATTACTGTCTGCAGTATGGGCCTCGGTGCGCTGGGCCTGTCTTACTTCATGTTCATCGCAGGCGTGGGAATGGTGATTATGAGTCGGCTCTTTGGCAGGCTGTTGTCGCTGCTTCCAATTCATAACACGTTGGTGCTGACCTCAATCGTTGCTGGTCTTACCGCATATGTGACACTACTCTCCAGCCTGACACTGGTTTTAAACTTTTTGTGTCGTTCAAAGCCGGTTCGCCCATTAAACTCAAGTAGCCTGTCAGCAAATTGAAAAGAGGAAAAAACATGCAAAGAATGAACCCCTGGATGCTCCTGGTCACCGCTGTCTTTTCCTCGATCGCAATCTGGTTCAGCCGTGAGGGCACTGAATTTGTTGCGATCGGGATATTCGTATTGTTCAACCTGGTCACACTGCATCTGGTACAACTGCAGAAAGAAAACGACGAACTCCGGACCCGACTGGAAGCACTCGAAGGTCATGCGCCAGCGACAGACCTGCCTGAAAATGGGGCAGTCGCGCATGGGTGAGGTTGGCTTCGGAGAATGATGGTTGACAAAACAATGTCTCATTTCAGAAAAAATAGACTCAAATATCTGCTGCTGACGCCGATCCTGCTCCTACTGATTTATCAATATTTTGAAAATCCGACCTCGGCCGATTTTTCCTCGCTCCCTGAGTTATACAAGCATCGCGATCTGGGAGACCGACTGATAAATTTACCCTGCGTAGGAACCATCCGACTGACGCGGCCGCATCCATATACCTCCAACTTCTGCATTCAAGGCAAGTTTCAAGATACTGATGCATATTTAAAGTGGCGGTTTGGAGAGGTACATCTGAAAGATGCCGTGGAATTTGTGGAAGCGGCACACAGCATGTCGGAAGAGCAACAGCCAGATGATATGTACTGGAAAGACAGTTTTTATTCTGGAAGGTATGCACATGAAATATACCTGTTCAAAGATGGTAGATTCTACGATCAGGTCAGATTACTTAGAGAATAACGCCAGACAGTAGAATCTCTGGCAAGAGGGAACTTTTGAAATAAACTCAAATCTCCGCGGTCGCGCCTCGATAGCGGATCTTGATTCCCTTCGAAGCGAACTTCTCCGTCATGCGGGGCACGTCGGTATCGTGGACTAAAACGATCACGGTATCCCCTTCCAGCAAGGTTGTATCCGGCGTGAGATCTTTTTCTACATCGCCGTTGGCCCGGCGGATGGCAACCACCAGGTAGCCCCGTTCGCTGCGGACCTCAATCTTTTCCAGCGTCTTATTTACGAACGCGGAACCAGCGGTGACCTGGAGTTCTTCAAACTGGAGGCCGAAGTGCCCCAGTTCATCTTTGATGGCGCCTTCGCTGGTCAGTTCTTCCAGCATGTTTTCCGCGGTGGGCCGCATGATCAGCTGCGCAACCTTGCTCGCCCCGATCGCGGTCGGCAGTACCACCCGGTTTGCACCACAGCCCAGCAGTTTCTTTTCCGTTTTGGGATTCTCGCCCCGGGCGATGATCAACAGCTCGGCGTTCATCTCGCGGGCCGTGATTGTCACAAACACGTTGGTCGCATCTTCCGAAAGCACCGTTGCCAGCACTGCAGCCCGGTCAATGCCCGCCTGTTCCAGAATCGTTTCTTCCGAAGCGTCGCCGTAGATGACCCAGTAGCCCTGTTCCTCAGCCGCCTTGAGACGACGTTCGTCACAGTCGATCACCACAAATGGTTTTCCCGCGGCGAACAGGTTTCTGGCCAGAATCGAACCCATGCGACCGATGCCGCAGATGATCGTGTGGCCCTGCATACGCTCAATTTCTTTTGCCATTTTTCTCGCTCCCAGTGCCCGGTTGATTTCACCGTCAATCAGCATCTGCATGAAACCGCCGATTGTATAGATCACCGCGCCATAGCCGGCAATGATCACCATGATGGTCAACGCGCGAAGTGCCGATGATTCCACCGGCTGCACTTCGCCGTAGCCCACGCCGAAGATCGTGATGATCACCATGTAGATTGAGTCTTCGAGTTTCCACCCGGCAGCAACATAGCCGATGACAGCAATCAGACAGATTGCAAAGAACAGCGAGATCCCCGTAATGATTTTGCGGAACGGACCCGAGTGTCGAGGGCGGCGCTGATTCCCTGCGGTCGAGATATGTGATTCAGGTTCCGTCATGGCTCGTCTGCTCGTCAACGCGCGGGAAGGAATCGAAGGCGGTGGCTCAAATAGGAACGGAGCCGCACCAGCACTGTGCCGGTCGGCTCCTGTTCCGAAAAATCCAGCTAATCCATCAAGACGATTATTTGATGAACAGCATTTCCTGGTAGGTTGGCAGCGGCCACAGATCGTCGGCCACAATACCTTCCAGTTCGTCTGCATATTCGCGGACTTTGTTCATCAGCGGCAGAATCGTATGGCAGTAGTAATTTGCTTCGGCCAGCAGATCTTCCGATCCGTTTTCGGCACCAGCGGTTTCCAGTTCGCCAATACTGTCCTGCAGTGCTTTCACCAGTGCAGTTACCTTGTCCAGAGTCTTGGTATCGAACTCGTAGTCCAGCATTTTCA
Protein-coding sequences here:
- a CDS encoding DUF1572 family protein; the encoded protein is MDPFTQFLSATLNVFEAQKQMAERAVAQVSDEGLRTALDAHTNSIAVIMKHVAGNLISRWTDFLTTDGEKPDRNRDDEFVDSFSNRDELLVYWERGWGVLFESLNSLGPEDLKTTVYIRGDAHTVPLAIQRSLGHTCYHVGQIVQVARIQAGDDWNTLTIPRGQSEQFNKERWGEGKPGK
- a CDS encoding potassium channel family protein; this translates as MTEPESHISTAGNQRRPRHSGPFRKIITGISLFFAICLIAVIGYVAAGWKLEDSIYMVIITIFGVGYGEVQPVESSALRALTIMVIIAGYGAVIYTIGGFMQMLIDGEINRALGARKMAKEIERMQGHTIICGIGRMGSILARNLFAAGKPFVVIDCDERRLKAAEEQGYWVIYGDASEETILEQAGIDRAAVLATVLSEDATNVFVTITAREMNAELLIIARGENPKTEKKLLGCGANRVVLPTAIGASKVAQLIMRPTAENMLEELTSEGAIKDELGHFGLQFEELQVTAGSAFVNKTLEKIEVRSERGYLVVAIRRANGDVEKDLTPDTTLLEGDTVIVLVHDTDVPRMTEKFASKGIKIRYRGATAEI